A single region of the Laspinema palackyanum D2c genome encodes:
- a CDS encoding PEP-CTERM sorting domain-containing protein, with protein MSYFWHLEHREPQDIYGHKIESLSGGFLSIQSTTNSNAEAISLPFIWGRSSTFTRSQWWIDPDENFTNLFGQQPDDVYWWQLRSLASSSNNTVGGINLTSVNHQEVSSEDDIFLVLAQNDILDPFINTANPIRFRSENPLTDETIFNRLFTQDYQVVEVTEISFEETETNSPVTSVPEPSSYVGVLVLGILGVSLALKRQLGQMRSRSSLLIRENL; from the coding sequence ATGAGTTATTTTTGGCATCTGGAACACCGCGAACCGCAAGACATTTACGGTCATAAAATCGAAAGTTTGAGTGGTGGGTTCCTCTCCATTCAATCGACGACGAATAGCAATGCTGAGGCGATTTCCCTTCCTTTTATCTGGGGACGGAGTTCCACTTTTACCCGTAGTCAGTGGTGGATCGACCCGGATGAAAATTTTACCAATCTGTTCGGTCAACAACCGGATGATGTTTACTGGTGGCAACTGCGCTCTCTGGCTTCTAGCAGCAATAATACCGTTGGTGGCATTAATTTAACCTCGGTGAACCATCAGGAAGTCTCTTCGGAGGACGACATTTTTTTAGTTTTGGCACAAAATGATATTTTAGATCCGTTTATTAATACGGCCAATCCCATTCGATTTAGGAGTGAAAATCCGTTAACCGATGAAACTATTTTCAACCGCTTGTTTACGCAAGACTATCAAGTGGTTGAGGTGACGGAAATTTCATTTGAGGAAACCGAGACAAATTCCCCGGTGACTTCAGTTCCAGAACCTTCGTCTTATGTCGGGGTGCTGGTGTTGGGAATCCTGGGGGTCAGTTTAGCGCTCAAACGCCAACTGGGTCAGATGCGATCGCGCTCATCCCTTCTCATCCGTGAAAATCTGTGA
- a CDS encoding S8 family serine peptidase translates to MSGSNDNEFNLLGGLTDGFPDDQLVSPLSSSLAGGGELSLDADRSGEVLTPETFVEGKDEFTQIVLEKGNLLDKEVIVSSSPENSDSDSLTNYRPDDEVVGLNNIDEDDPLINGGAVSEEQSQSEEPSNNNTEKIEGSDNPSETSESDNSDRETLTDDQDESSEAEPLALETDDGAIALDNGGAVSEEQSHSENPSNSNTEEIEGSSNPSESSESDNSAGGTLSDDRDEFLEAEPPTLEMNDQAIALDNGGAVSEEESHSEEPSNSNTEEIEGADNPSESSESDNSAGGTLTDDQEESSEAEHLELETDDEVIALDNSPQLISDEETPASHTDSLKPSLSDVPNEESGESALSSEVAASSGKTDIDVEVEHTEENTEEDIKENPQSKSLLNSDRETDSDSENNNETSITDATASSDGDDSGLQKNLGNFDNVTFDSGVFVVGESGKVQFDYLFDGGGYQGELAAFSLTGMEPFQQQGLEAFIQEALRRSLSQSLEGHVVISDRTEGARFSGELGEGNFNRGDYQGIKTREMTPGDKFGVLLVPPGTVQEIWAKIEAGNFDSVPASKRPLFSMSTANPDDGFNFGQIADVFGDGSTFVFEDLRLDGTTDRDYNDVIFQVRGAIAEAALLKDVINPNKKWGDTELGKAIENYAKREVDDGTEEKTQPPTPIIETLPDPVKYALLRSQDLENYDPKALETTSQWVVGVTPGYSASEFATLYDAEDIGATGHIPDTYIWNFSELGNAQQVAKRLSDLNGLEFAYPLTRVQLEPLSNPNDPLFNQQWHLENRGQTGGTAGVDANVITVWDEITGEGVKIAIVDDGVQHTHLDLSDRYRPDLSRDLNEGDILHRNYDTDPAPFSHQTIASNFASPQPLSDKNWTFEIPTLDVGLKGEIDNAKLKFNLDHPAPNELDIYLYSPKGTKVLLPTMTASGDIEINTDLFNGEEANGEWWLIFEDRVAGNSGTLNNWSLELQTSNKHGTAVAGVAVGTSNNNIGISGVAPNAEWGGIRLIADKVTDIQIADALYSNLNQAIQVYNNSWKPPAFWFGEQGQGLMALHQGVTTGRGGLGNIYLFGAGNDAENAENINYNAYANSRYTIAVGAVDSRGRKPLYSQEGSALFISAPSSGTTGGITSTDLLGNRGWNTDGSGKFGANYTNLDYTNDFGGTSSATPVVSGVVALMLQANPNLTWREVQHILAETANRDAIADSSANWSGNDGDRIRHSDRYGFGLVDAASAVAAASSWTSVAPEVAITSGTLTVNRAIPDGTFGGITQEFSLDGNITLESVEVVFDGDHPYRGDLWIELTAPDGTKSLLANPSNDNGDDYQNWVFNTVRHWGDSSQGTWQLRVRDFYNNAERGTWNSWKLNFYGTQPTVTVEASDADASETGDAGEYTFIRTGDTTHPLLVNYVIAGSATNTIDYTELTGNITIPAGSDRITLPLSAIDDEEVEGTETVVLTLAAGSAYNVGTKNMGTVAIADNDLPNVPPTLTPQTATQTYTEDIPLNLINLVVSDPDSGDTITVELQLNPTAGTLTTGTVDGISSFYNSATGLWQVSGDVTTVNAVLADVRFIPTENYYGEVTIATSVTDNIAPAVTGAIALSGTPVNDAPTFSQITTLSGATPGLPFTISYEDLLIASDASDVEGDAIAFRIAGITSGTLTKNGQSVTVGETELAAGESLIWYPDTVGNAVPAFAVTAFDGVDASENAVNVAITVDELPSVIINATDAIASESGDRGQFTILRTGNTDNPLTVNLATSGNAVNGSDYSAISNSITIPAGQSSIAIDITAIDDSFVEGDEPVVLMLSAGSDYQIGGQNSATVTIVDNEPLPMVMLAPGNLNASESGVAGNLILLRTSGLGQELTVNYSVGGTAENGVDYQPLTGSVTIDPNSFFATIAITPIDDSGFEGNETVSVNLVTGAGYQVSPTGYEVQIADNDSAIPTSNWNARFINRTPENLADRNNYDFSNPAAILDLGNQSENGKLSLSTSWGLGSPDSAVQNDYFAMEAWTRTNFEAGQLYKITTQSDDGVWFRVKNVETGEWIDDSVVLGDDGADWRSRGTVTPPRTIFFKVPETGEYDFYVDYFENLGSSSINFTLEEAQFFQDPVNESREWRSTFFWWDRKAGNQPPSNFFANGGEMNNAIGVVSLGSNRRSDGKDGISFDWGTAAPNRDERLPDNNFAIRAYTQDYLEAGRYYRAKVRGDDGFQLSARLANTDRWVYITPENQWEQGYGNHRTFDFTVPYDGWYDVHFHHYEERGNAYFDLSWEPLDFTGVTLSTIGAFVRSGPGTNYSRVTEYPYGSQLTFDKWTVGEWIDYEAALGIPATSLWYRISGTNLWISGAIVDGGPK, encoded by the coding sequence ATGTCTGGAAGCAACGACAATGAGTTCAATCTTCTGGGGGGCCTGACTGATGGCTTCCCTGACGATCAACTCGTCTCTCCACTCTCATCAAGTCTTGCGGGTGGCGGGGAACTCTCCCTGGATGCAGATCGCTCGGGAGAGGTGTTGACTCCAGAAACTTTTGTAGAGGGTAAAGATGAGTTTACCCAGATAGTTTTGGAAAAGGGTAACCTTTTAGATAAGGAAGTTATAGTTTCCTCCAGCCCGGAGAATTCCGACAGCGATTCACTGACGAATTATCGCCCAGACGATGAAGTTGTGGGTTTAAACAATATCGATGAAGACGATCCCCTCATCAATGGTGGTGCTGTTTCCGAAGAGCAATCCCAGAGTGAAGAACCATCAAACAATAACACTGAGAAAATTGAGGGATCGGACAATCCTTCTGAAACTTCAGAATCAGATAATAGCGATCGCGAGACTCTGACAGACGATCAGGATGAATCTTCAGAAGCAGAACCCCTTGCACTTGAGACGGATGACGGGGCGATCGCACTCGATAACGGTGGCGCTGTTTCCGAAGAGCAATCCCATAGTGAAAACCCATCAAACAGTAACACTGAGGAAATTGAGGGATCGAGCAATCCTTCTGAGAGTTCAGAATCGGACAACAGCGCGGGCGGGACCCTGAGCGATGATCGAGATGAATTCTTAGAAGCAGAACCCCCCACACTTGAGATGAATGACCAGGCGATCGCACTCGATAACGGTGGCGCTGTTTCCGAAGAGGAATCCCATAGTGAAGAACCATCAAACAGTAACACTGAGGAAATTGAGGGAGCAGACAATCCTTCTGAGAGTTCAGAATCAGATAACAGCGCGGGCGGGACCCTGACTGACGATCAGGAGGAATCCTCAGAAGCAGAACACCTCGAACTTGAGACGGATGACGAGGTGATCGCACTCGATAACTCACCTCAGCTTATCAGTGACGAAGAAACCCCAGCATCTCACACAGATTCTCTCAAACCATCTCTTTCTGATGTTCCGAATGAGGAATCTGGCGAATCGGCATTATCTTCAGAAGTCGCCGCTAGTTCAGGGAAAACCGATATTGATGTCGAGGTAGAACATACCGAAGAAAACACAGAGGAAGACATCAAGGAAAACCCACAGAGCAAATCCCTACTTAATTCCGACCGAGAAACTGACAGTGACTCCGAAAATAACAATGAAACTAGCATAACCGATGCCACAGCTTCATCGGATGGAGATGATTCAGGCCTTCAAAAAAATCTGGGGAATTTTGACAATGTTACCTTTGATTCTGGTGTTTTCGTCGTAGGGGAAAGCGGAAAAGTTCAGTTTGACTACCTATTTGATGGCGGAGGCTATCAAGGAGAACTGGCAGCTTTTAGCTTGACCGGAATGGAACCCTTTCAGCAGCAGGGTCTCGAAGCATTTATTCAAGAAGCATTGCGGCGTAGCTTGAGTCAATCTCTAGAAGGTCATGTCGTAATTTCCGATCGCACTGAAGGGGCGAGATTTAGTGGTGAACTGGGAGAAGGCAATTTCAATCGCGGTGACTATCAGGGAATCAAAACCCGTGAGATGACGCCAGGGGATAAATTTGGAGTTCTGCTGGTGCCGCCGGGAACGGTACAAGAAATTTGGGCAAAAATAGAAGCCGGAAACTTTGATTCAGTTCCGGCGTCAAAACGTCCTCTTTTTTCGATGTCTACTGCTAATCCAGACGATGGATTTAACTTCGGTCAGATTGCTGATGTGTTTGGAGACGGCAGCACTTTCGTGTTTGAAGATTTGCGACTAGATGGTACAACTGATCGCGATTATAACGATGTAATTTTTCAAGTTCGAGGTGCGATTGCAGAAGCAGCATTACTGAAAGATGTCATCAATCCGAATAAAAAATGGGGGGACACTGAACTCGGGAAAGCGATCGAGAATTATGCCAAACGGGAAGTGGATGATGGCACCGAAGAGAAAACCCAACCGCCAACTCCGATCATCGAAACCTTACCGGATCCGGTGAAATATGCGCTTTTGCGATCGCAAGATTTGGAGAATTATGATCCAAAAGCATTAGAAACAACCAGTCAATGGGTGGTGGGAGTTACCCCGGGTTATTCTGCCTCAGAATTTGCCACTCTTTATGATGCCGAAGATATCGGTGCCACCGGACATATTCCCGACACTTACATCTGGAATTTTTCCGAACTTGGCAACGCACAACAAGTTGCCAAACGATTGAGCGATCTCAATGGTTTGGAATTTGCCTATCCCTTGACGCGAGTACAACTCGAACCCTTATCGAATCCTAACGATCCGTTATTTAACCAACAGTGGCACTTGGAAAATAGGGGTCAAACGGGAGGAACTGCGGGAGTTGACGCCAATGTAATAACGGTGTGGGATGAGATAACTGGGGAAGGCGTAAAGATCGCCATTGTGGATGATGGAGTGCAACACACTCACCTCGATTTAAGCGATCGCTACCGTCCCGATTTGAGTCGCGACCTCAATGAAGGAGATATCTTACACCGCAACTACGATACCGATCCGGCACCCTTTTCCCACCAAACCATCGCCTCAAATTTTGCCAGTCCGCAACCGTTAAGCGATAAAAATTGGACGTTCGAGATTCCGACCCTTGATGTGGGGTTAAAAGGAGAAATCGATAATGCAAAACTGAAATTCAATCTTGACCATCCCGCTCCCAACGAGTTAGATATTTATCTCTACAGTCCGAAAGGAACAAAAGTGCTGTTGCCCACGATGACCGCCAGTGGGGACATCGAAATCAACACCGACTTATTTAACGGCGAAGAAGCAAATGGCGAGTGGTGGTTAATTTTTGAAGATCGGGTTGCGGGAAATAGCGGCACGCTCAACAATTGGTCGTTAGAGTTGCAAACCTCCAACAAACACGGCACCGCAGTGGCGGGAGTTGCTGTGGGAACCAGTAACAATAATATCGGGATTAGTGGAGTTGCCCCAAACGCAGAATGGGGAGGAATTCGTCTGATTGCGGATAAAGTAACCGACATTCAAATTGCCGATGCACTGTACTCGAATTTAAACCAAGCGATTCAGGTTTACAATAATAGCTGGAAACCACCGGCCTTCTGGTTTGGTGAACAAGGTCAAGGATTGATGGCGCTGCATCAAGGCGTAACCACAGGTCGAGGCGGTTTGGGGAATATCTACCTGTTTGGTGCGGGAAATGATGCGGAAAATGCCGAAAATATTAATTATAATGCTTATGCCAATTCTCGCTACACGATCGCAGTCGGTGCGGTAGATTCCCGAGGTCGCAAACCCTTGTACTCTCAAGAAGGGTCTGCCTTATTTATTTCTGCTCCTTCCAGTGGGACTACTGGAGGAATTACCTCCACCGATTTGCTCGGCAATCGCGGTTGGAATACCGATGGCAGTGGCAAATTTGGTGCGAATTACACCAATTTAGATTATACGAATGACTTTGGCGGCACTTCTTCAGCGACGCCGGTGGTTTCCGGTGTGGTGGCGCTGATGTTGCAGGCGAATCCGAATCTGACGTGGCGAGAGGTGCAGCATATTTTAGCAGAAACGGCGAATCGAGATGCGATCGCCGATTCCAGTGCAAATTGGAGTGGCAATGATGGCGATCGCATTCGACACAGCGATCGCTATGGGTTCGGATTGGTAGATGCGGCCAGTGCAGTTGCAGCGGCGTCGAGTTGGACATCCGTTGCGCCAGAAGTTGCCATTACCTCCGGCACTTTAACCGTCAATCGCGCCATTCCTGACGGGACTTTTGGCGGCATCACTCAGGAATTTAGCCTTGATGGCAATATCACCCTGGAATCGGTGGAAGTGGTATTTGATGGCGATCATCCCTATCGCGGCGATTTATGGATAGAATTAACCGCGCCGGATGGCACTAAATCTCTCCTAGCAAATCCCAGCAATGATAATGGGGATGATTATCAAAATTGGGTGTTTAATACCGTGCGTCACTGGGGTGATTCTTCCCAAGGGACGTGGCAATTGCGGGTGCGAGATTTTTATAATAATGCGGAGCGAGGCACCTGGAATTCCTGGAAACTGAATTTTTACGGCACTCAACCCACTGTGACTGTGGAAGCGAGTGATGCCGATGCGTCGGAAACCGGGGATGCGGGTGAATACACTTTTATTCGCACTGGCGATACCACGCATCCCCTACTGGTGAATTATGTGATCGCCGGTTCGGCAACTAATACTATCGATTACACTGAACTCACCGGCAACATTACCATTCCCGCAGGTAGCGATCGTATCACGCTTCCCCTGTCTGCGATCGATGATGAGGAAGTAGAAGGCACTGAGACGGTGGTGCTAACTTTGGCGGCAGGGAGTGCTTATAATGTAGGAACTAAAAACATGGGGACGGTGGCGATCGCCGATAACGATTTACCGAATGTGCCTCCCACCCTAACCCCGCAAACTGCTACGCAAACTTACACCGAAGATATTCCACTGAATCTCATCAATTTGGTCGTCAGTGACCCCGATTCTGGAGATACTATTACTGTAGAATTGCAACTCAATCCCACAGCCGGAACCTTGACAACCGGCACGGTTGATGGTATTAGTTCATTCTATAATTCGGCAACGGGATTGTGGCAAGTAAGCGGTGATGTCACTACCGTCAATGCTGTATTAGCGGATGTGCGGTTTATTCCGACAGAAAATTATTACGGTGAGGTGACGATCGCCACGTCCGTGACGGATAATATTGCGCCTGCGGTGACGGGTGCGATCGCGCTGTCCGGTACGCCAGTTAACGATGCTCCAACATTTAGCCAGATTACCACCCTCTCCGGTGCGACGCCAGGTTTACCGTTTACTATCAGTTATGAAGATTTGCTGATTGCGTCGGATGCGTCGGATGTTGAGGGAGATGCGATCGCATTTCGGATTGCCGGAATCACCTCTGGTACTCTCACGAAAAACGGTCAATCTGTGACGGTAGGTGAGACTGAATTGGCAGCGGGTGAGTCGCTGATTTGGTATCCCGACACGGTAGGTAATGCAGTGCCTGCGTTTGCAGTGACGGCGTTTGACGGGGTAGATGCGTCTGAGAATGCCGTGAATGTAGCGATCACAGTGGATGAGTTACCGTCAGTAATCATTAATGCCACTGATGCGATTGCTTCTGAAAGTGGCGATCGGGGTCAATTTACGATACTGCGTACTGGCAATACCGATAATCCGCTAACGGTAAATTTAGCGACCAGCGGTAATGCAGTGAATGGCAGCGATTATAGCGCCATTTCCAATAGCATTACCATTCCTGCGGGTCAATCTTCGATTGCGATCGATATTACTGCGATCGATGATAGCTTTGTAGAAGGGGATGAACCCGTTGTGCTGATGTTGAGTGCAGGCAGCGACTATCAAATCGGCGGTCAAAATAGCGCCACTGTCACGATTGTCGATAACGAACCCCTGCCGATGGTGATGCTAGCACCCGGTAATTTGAACGCTTCGGAATCCGGTGTAGCGGGGAATTTAATCTTGTTGCGTACCAGTGGGTTAGGACAGGAATTAACGGTAAATTATTCTGTGGGAGGTACAGCAGAAAACGGTGTAGACTATCAACCGCTTACCGGCAGCGTCACGATTGATCCGAACTCTTTCTTTGCCACAATTGCGATCACTCCCATTGACGATAGTGGATTTGAAGGCAATGAAACCGTAAGCGTGAATTTAGTGACAGGTGCGGGTTATCAGGTATCACCAACTGGGTATGAAGTGCAAATTGCCGATAACGATAGCGCTATTCCAACAAGCAACTGGAACGCTCGATTTATCAATCGCACGCCTGAGAATTTAGCCGACAGAAATAACTACGATTTTAGCAATCCAGCAGCCATTCTTGATTTAGGCAATCAATCCGAAAATGGTAAGCTTAGCTTGTCCACATCCTGGGGTCTTGGCAGTCCCGATAGTGCAGTACAAAATGATTACTTTGCAATGGAAGCCTGGACACGCACCAATTTTGAAGCCGGTCAACTGTATAAGATTACTACCCAATCCGATGATGGCGTCTGGTTCCGGGTTAAAAACGTTGAAACAGGGGAATGGATTGATGATAGTGTAGTGTTAGGGGATGATGGTGCTGATTGGCGTAGTCGGGGCACAGTAACCCCACCAAGGACAATCTTTTTTAAAGTGCCAGAAACTGGTGAATATGATTTCTATGTCGATTACTTTGAAAACTTAGGCAGTAGCAGTATCAACTTTACCCTCGAAGAAGCTCAATTTTTCCAAGATCCGGTGAATGAATCGCGAGAGTGGCGCTCCACCTTTTTCTGGTGGGATCGCAAAGCAGGCAATCAACCTCCGAGTAATTTCTTTGCCAATGGGGGAGAGATGAATAATGCGATCGGGGTAGTGAGCTTAGGTTCCAATCGCCGCAGCGATGGCAAGGATGGCATCAGTTTTGATTGGGGAACTGCTGCACCAAATCGCGATGAAAGATTGCCGGATAATAACTTTGCTATTCGGGCTTATACTCAGGACTATTTAGAAGCGGGTCGTTACTATCGTGCCAAGGTTCGCGGCGATGACGGATTCCAACTATCCGCTCGATTAGCAAACACCGATCGCTGGGTTTACATTACTCCAGAAAACCAGTGGGAACAAGGGTATGGAAACCACCGCACCTTCGATTTTACCGTCCCTTATGATGGATGGTACGATGTCCATTTCCATCACTATGAAGAACGAGGAAATGCCTATTTCGATCTATCTTGGGAACCACTCGATTTTACCGGCGTGACTCTTTCCACCATTGGTGCGTTCGTGCGATCGGGTCCCGGGACAAATTATTCGCGAGTCACCGAATATCCCTATGGCAGTCAACTGACATTTGACAAGTGGACTGTAGGTGAGTGGATCGACTATGAAGCGGCACTTGGTATCCCTGCCACATCACTCTGGTATCGCATCAGTGGCACGAATCTGTGGATTTCTGGTGCGATCGTTGATGGCGGACCCAAATAG